The following proteins are co-located in the Desulfoscipio sp. XC116 genome:
- the ffh gene encoding signal recognition particle protein has translation MVFSGLAEKLQETFKKLRSKGRLTEEDVDQALKEVRRALIGADVNFLVVKDFIARVRERAVGIDVLQSLTPAQQVIKIVHDELASLMGGTRSKIELAPAPPTVVMMVGLHGAGKTTTTAKLANHMRRQGRRPLLVACDIYRPAAIKQLQVLGGQLDMPVFNMGDGVAPPDIARAAVEKARREGNDLVIIDTAGRLHIDEELMTELQNVTKTVGPNEILLVVDAMTGQDAVNVAKTFNERLSLTGVVLTKLDGDTRGGAALSVKAVTGCPIKFVGMGEKLDALEDFHPDRMADRILGMGDMLTLIEKAQANFDQEQVEKLNKRIRSMEFTLDDFVQQLSQVKKMGPIDQILGMLPGLGGMKKLKDLEVDEKDLVFVEAIIKSMTPWERQHPQEINGSRRRRIAQGSGTSVQEVNRLLKQFEQTRKMMRQLMEMEKGVKKGKKGLLGFGKNRTPF, from the coding sequence ATGGTTTTTTCCGGTTTAGCTGAAAAACTCCAGGAGACCTTTAAAAAATTGCGGAGTAAGGGCCGGCTCACCGAGGAAGACGTTGACCAGGCCCTTAAGGAAGTTCGCCGGGCGCTTATTGGCGCCGATGTCAACTTTTTAGTGGTTAAGGATTTTATCGCCCGGGTCAGGGAAAGAGCCGTGGGTATAGATGTTTTACAAAGCCTCACACCCGCTCAACAGGTAATTAAAATTGTGCACGATGAGTTAGCCTCCTTGATGGGGGGCACCCGGAGCAAAATAGAGCTGGCTCCTGCACCGCCCACGGTGGTAATGATGGTGGGACTGCATGGGGCAGGTAAAACCACAACCACCGCCAAGCTGGCCAACCACATGCGTCGCCAGGGCCGTCGGCCTCTGTTGGTGGCCTGTGATATATACCGCCCGGCTGCTATCAAACAGCTGCAAGTATTGGGCGGACAATTGGATATGCCTGTATTTAATATGGGCGACGGCGTGGCTCCGCCGGATATTGCCCGGGCAGCTGTGGAAAAGGCTCGCCGGGAGGGTAATGACCTGGTCATTATTGATACTGCCGGACGCCTGCACATTGATGAAGAACTAATGACCGAGCTGCAGAATGTAACGAAGACAGTCGGACCTAATGAGATACTGTTGGTAGTTGACGCTATGACCGGGCAGGATGCCGTTAATGTGGCTAAAACCTTTAACGAGCGTTTATCTTTAACCGGGGTGGTCCTTACTAAACTGGACGGGGATACACGTGGTGGAGCTGCTCTTTCTGTTAAAGCGGTTACCGGATGTCCCATTAAGTTTGTCGGTATGGGTGAAAAACTGGACGCTTTGGAAGATTTTCATCCCGACCGGATGGCCGACCGTATTTTAGGCATGGGTGATATGCTTACTTTGATAGAAAAAGCTCAGGCCAACTTTGATCAGGAGCAGGTGGAAAAGCTTAATAAACGCATTCGGAGCATGGAGTTTACTCTGGATGATTTTGTTCAACAATTAAGCCAGGTTAAAAAAATGGGCCCCATTGACCAAATTTTAGGCATGCTTCCCGGGCTGGGGGGTATGAAAAAGCTTAAGGATTTGGAAGTGGATGAAAAGGATTTGGTTTTTGTGGAGGCAATCATTAAATCCATGACTCCCTGGGAAAGGCAGCATCCCCAGGAGATCAACGGGAGCCGGCGCAGGCGCATAGCTCAGGGCAGTGGCACCAGCGTGCAAGAAGTCAATCGCTTGCTTAAACAGTTTGAGCAGACCAGAAAGATGATGCGCCAGTTAATGGAAATGGAGAAGGGTGTGAAAAAAGGGAAAAAAGGATTGCTTGGTTTTGGTAAAAACCGAACACCATTTTAA
- the spoIIP gene encoding stage II sporulation protein P — translation MIELRAVFVIVGICLSFTLCPLPSLAGDQADHVPGVCYKHIDRHGNVVTLTSREPARGDEIINSKGDHYKVVSVHGNTARVSFIGKEKILLSYMDYYDQIKDVPVVSEQEWRNRPVGIYHTHSDESYLPTDGAASIPFKGGIFQVGAIFDNALQEQKIKVDYNKTPHDPHDANAYYRSRRTALKLLKQNPVAIFDVHRDGIDDPDFYRHTVSNQDVTQVRFVVGRQNPKMSANLDFAKRLMAYVNKKNPELVKEIYLARGNYNQDLMATALLIEAGTYTNQKPEAENGVALLASAVPEMLGLTPPPQPTQTELSKTGRQGWKTALFIGAVVIVIGLIFVFINNPTSKIKEYLLDKASILNRHK, via the coding sequence ATGATAGAATTGCGTGCAGTTTTTGTGATAGTCGGTATTTGTTTAAGTTTTACATTGTGCCCCCTGCCCTCTTTGGCCGGGGACCAAGCCGACCATGTGCCGGGGGTGTGTTATAAACATATCGACCGGCATGGCAATGTGGTGACTCTTACATCACGAGAGCCCGCCAGGGGTGATGAAATAATTAACAGCAAAGGTGATCACTATAAAGTAGTCAGTGTGCATGGCAATACCGCCCGGGTTAGTTTTATAGGTAAGGAAAAAATATTGCTCTCATATATGGATTATTATGACCAAATTAAAGATGTGCCTGTGGTGTCGGAGCAAGAGTGGCGTAATCGTCCCGTCGGGATCTATCATACGCATTCCGATGAATCCTATTTGCCTACCGACGGGGCGGCCTCTATACCTTTTAAGGGAGGTATTTTTCAAGTAGGGGCTATTTTTGATAATGCACTTCAAGAACAAAAAATAAAAGTAGATTATAATAAAACACCCCACGACCCCCATGACGCCAATGCCTATTACCGGTCCCGGCGAACAGCCCTTAAGTTGTTGAAACAAAATCCGGTGGCTATTTTTGATGTGCATCGGGATGGTATAGATGACCCCGATTTCTATCGTCATACTGTGTCAAACCAGGATGTCACCCAAGTTCGCTTTGTGGTGGGCAGGCAGAATCCAAAAATGTCCGCTAATTTAGACTTTGCCAAACGCTTAATGGCTTATGTGAACAAAAAAAATCCCGAATTGGTTAAGGAGATATATTTGGCCCGGGGTAACTACAACCAGGACTTAATGGCCACAGCCCTGCTGATTGAAGCCGGTACGTACACTAATCAAAAGCCGGAGGCGGAAAACGGTGTTGCTCTATTGGCCAGTGCAGTTCCGGAAATGCTTGGCTTAACGCCGCCGCCCCAGCCAACCCAAACTGAATTATCAAAAACAGGCCGACAGGGTTGGAAGACCGCTCTTTTTATTGGCGCAGTGGTTATTGTAATCGGTTTAATATTCGTATTCATAAATAACCCGACAAGTAAAATTAAAGAATACCTATTAGATAAGGCGAGTATATTAAACAGGCATAAATAA
- the rpsP gene encoding 30S ribosomal protein S16 has product MSVKIRLKRMGAKKKPFYRIVVADSRSPRDGRFIEEIGYYDPLKNPAVININETKAAEWLRKGAQLTDTTKALFNKVGINKNVAGGEGQ; this is encoded by the coding sequence ATGTCAGTGAAGATCAGGCTAAAAAGAATGGGAGCCAAGAAAAAGCCGTTTTACCGGATAGTGGTGGCTGATTCCCGCTCTCCCCGGGACGGTCGTTTTATAGAAGAAATCGGCTATTACGACCCGCTGAAAAACCCGGCCGTGATTAATATCAACGAAACCAAAGCGGCGGAGTGGTTGCGTAAGGGAGCTCAGCTTACGGATACTACTAAGGCGCTGTTTAATAAGGTTGGTATAAACAAAAACGTTGCCGGCGGCGAAGGCCAGTGA
- the ylxM gene encoding YlxM family DNA-binding protein encodes MDKVIRMTLLYDFYGPLLTERQQKFIELYYGNDYSLGEIAENYGVSRQAVHDTLKRAESVLANYETKLKLIDKFLMQRNKLAEVARLLEESQEPSFQQLARAREVLQELLEMDRG; translated from the coding sequence ATGGATAAGGTTATTAGGATGACTTTGCTGTACGATTTTTACGGTCCGCTGTTGACGGAAAGACAGCAGAAGTTTATCGAATTATATTATGGAAACGATTATTCCCTGGGGGAAATTGCCGAGAACTACGGCGTCAGCAGGCAGGCAGTGCACGATACCCTTAAAAGGGCGGAAAGTGTGCTGGCTAATTACGAAACTAAACTGAAATTAATTGATAAGTTTTTAATGCAGCGCAATAAACTGGCTGAAGTTGCCCGGTTGTTGGAAGAGTCGCAAGAGCCTTCGTTCCAACAATTAGCCCGGGCCAGAGAGGTATTGCAGGAACTACTGGAGATGGACAGGGGGTAA
- the trmD gene encoding tRNA (guanosine(37)-N1)-methyltransferase TrmD: MKIDILTLFPEMFTGPFDSSIIKRARDKGLLEICFTDIRNFSANKHNTVDDTPYGGGAGMVMQAPPIMRALEHVREQRGDMLPARVILMCPTGLTFDQYWARDLACEEHLVIICGHYEGIDERVRELAVTDELSIGDYVLTGGELPAMVVVDAVSRMIPGVLGEKASAEDDSFYQGLLEYPQYTRPRAYGELSVPEILMSGHHEKIRCWRRRQALLKTLERRPDLLREDVLSNEDRDILREIVDNIQGVIKGKA, from the coding sequence ATGAAGATAGACATACTTACATTATTCCCCGAAATGTTTACCGGTCCCTTTGACAGCAGCATTATTAAGCGGGCCAGGGATAAAGGCTTATTGGAAATATGCTTTACCGATATTCGGAATTTTTCCGCCAATAAGCATAATACAGTGGACGATACCCCGTACGGCGGCGGCGCCGGTATGGTAATGCAGGCGCCGCCTATAATGCGTGCTCTGGAACATGTGCGTGAGCAAAGAGGCGATATGCTGCCGGCCAGGGTAATATTGATGTGCCCCACCGGCTTAACCTTTGATCAATACTGGGCTCGGGATTTGGCTTGCGAGGAACACCTGGTAATAATTTGCGGTCATTACGAAGGTATTGATGAAAGGGTGCGGGAACTGGCCGTAACGGACGAATTATCCATAGGTGATTATGTGCTCACCGGTGGCGAGCTGCCGGCCATGGTGGTTGTGGACGCTGTTTCCCGGATGATCCCCGGTGTACTGGGTGAAAAGGCCTCCGCTGAAGATGATTCCTTTTACCAGGGGTTGCTGGAATATCCGCAGTATACTCGCCCCCGTGCTTACGGAGAATTGTCCGTGCCGGAGATTTTGATGAGCGGACATCACGAAAAAATCAGGTGCTGGCGTCGACGCCAGGCTTTGCTCAAAACGTTGGAGCGTCGCCCCGACCTGCTCCGGGAAGACGTGCTGAGCAATGAGGATCGGGATATCTTACGTGAAATAGTGGATAATATTCAGGGAGTTATAAAAGGTAAAGCGTAG
- the rimM gene encoding ribosome maturation factor RimM (Essential for efficient processing of 16S rRNA) — translation MSDVNEQYITIGKIVNTQGRRGEVRALPLTDFPERFEAMNTAYVGLRGQTNLINIERTYQHKKFIIIKFAGIDDMNAAETLKGASLLIPREELMPLPKDTFYIFDIIGMQVFDSDGRLLGQVKDVLQTGANDVFIVEGVKKRPLLIPALKKVVRNVDMVGKKMTVCLPEGLEELS, via the coding sequence CTGTCGGATGTAAACGAGCAATATATAACTATCGGCAAAATAGTTAACACTCAGGGGCGCCGGGGTGAAGTCAGGGCTCTGCCCTTAACCGATTTCCCCGAACGGTTTGAGGCTATGAATACAGCTTATGTCGGGTTAAGAGGACAAACTAACCTGATTAATATTGAAAGAACCTATCAACATAAAAAGTTCATTATCATAAAGTTTGCCGGTATTGATGATATGAATGCCGCAGAGACCTTAAAAGGCGCCTCCCTTTTGATTCCCAGGGAAGAATTGATGCCGCTGCCTAAAGACACGTTTTATATCTTTGATATAATTGGCATGCAGGTATTTGATAGTGACGGGCGTTTGCTGGGGCAAGTTAAAGATGTTTTGCAAACCGGTGCTAATGATGTTTTTATCGTGGAAGGGGTAAAGAAACGTCCGTTACTAATACCGGCGTTGAAGAAAGTGGTTCGTAATGTCGATATGGTGGGGAAAAAAATGACTGTTTGTTTGCCGGAAGGGTTGGAAGAGTTGTCATGA
- a CDS encoding LysM peptidoglycan-binding domain-containing protein: MSESINQVPCLSGRFWIVKPGDTLYLIASFVGAAITELERLNPGIDPAELQIGQQICLPPERFCPSGVFWQVAPGDTLYTIARSTGTTLEKLLELNPYTDPFKLLPGQTICLPG, translated from the coding sequence ATGTCCGAGTCAATTAATCAAGTTCCTTGTTTATCCGGCAGATTTTGGATAGTCAAGCCGGGGGACACTCTTTATTTGATAGCGTCATTTGTTGGCGCCGCAATTACCGAATTAGAGCGGCTCAACCCCGGCATTGACCCCGCTGAGCTGCAGATCGGCCAACAGATTTGCCTGCCCCCGGAGAGATTCTGTCCCTCGGGCGTATTTTGGCAGGTAGCCCCGGGTGATACCCTGTACACCATCGCCCGGTCAACCGGAACGACACTGGAAAAGCTATTGGAGTTAAATCCCTACACCGACCCGTTTAAACTATTGCCCGGACAAACTATCTGCCTGCCGGGGTAA
- a CDS encoding KH domain-containing protein, giving the protein MKELVETLAKALVDHPDMVTVNMIEKDKSCVIELRVAQDDMGKVIGKQGRIARAIRAVVKAAATKERKKVTVEII; this is encoded by the coding sequence ATGAAGGAACTGGTGGAAACATTGGCCAAGGCCCTCGTCGACCATCCTGATATGGTGACCGTGAATATGATTGAAAAGGATAAATCTTGTGTGATTGAATTACGGGTTGCCCAGGATGACATGGGCAAGGTTATCGGTAAACAGGGTCGAATTGCCAGGGCCATTCGGGCCGTTGTTAAAGCGGCAGCCACTAAAGAGCGCAAAAAGGTCACCGTAGAGATTATTTAA